One stretch of Chiroxiphia lanceolata isolate bChiLan1 chromosome 1, bChiLan1.pri, whole genome shotgun sequence DNA includes these proteins:
- the LOC116789535 gene encoding GDP-L-fucose synthase-like → MTEVTKRILVTGGTGLVGKAIQKVVEDGEGRPDERWIFVSSRDADLTSSSETKALFERHRPTHVIHLAAMVGGLFKNIRSNLDFWRTNIHINDNVLHSAHEMGVEKVVSCLSTCIFPDKTTYPIDETMIHNGPPHSSNFGYSYAKRMIDIQNRGYSEQHGRRFTAVIPTNVFGPHDNFNIEDGHVLPGLIHKVHLAKQSGSALTVWGTGKPRRQFIYSLDLARLFLWVLREYDEVEPIILSVGEEDEVSIREAAEAVAEAMDFRGELLFDPSKADGQFKKTASNAKLRRYLPGFQFTPFRKAVKETCAWFDANYADARK, encoded by the exons ATGACAGAGGTGACCAAGCGCATCCTGGTGACGGGGGGCACCGGCTTGGTGGGAAAGGCCATCCAGAAGGTGGTGGAAGATGGGGAGGGGCGGCCGGACGAGCGCTGGATCTTCGTGTCCTCCCGGGACGCCGACCTGAC GAGCAGCTCCGAGACCAAGGCCCTGTTTGAGAGGCACAGGCCCACCCACGTCATCCACTTGGCCGCCATGGTCGGGGGCCTCTTCAAGAACATCCGCTCCAACCTGGATTTCTGG agGACAAACATCCACATCAACGACAACGTCCTGCACTCGGCCCACGAGATGGGGGTGGAGAAGGTGGTCTCCTGCCTCTCCACCTGCATCTTCCCAGACAAGACCACATATCCCATTGACGAGACCATG ATCCACAACGGGCCCCCTCACAGCTCCAACTTCGGCTACTCCTACGCCAAGAGGATGATTGACATCCAGAACAG GGGTTATTCCGAGCAGCACGGCCGGCGCTTCACCGCCGTCATTCCCACCAACGTCTTCGGGCCGCACGACAACTTCAACATCGAGGACGGCCACGTCCTGCCGGGGCTCATCCACAAGGTCCACCTGGCCAAAC AGTCTGGCTCCGCTCTGACCGTGTGGGGAACAGGAAAGCCCAGGAGGCAGTTCATCTACTCCCTG GACCTGGCCCGGCTCTTCCTTTGGGTCCTGCGGGAATACGACGAGGTGGAGCCCATCATTTTGTCAG TGGGAGAAGAAGACGAGGTGTCCATCCGGGAGGCGGCGGAGGCCGTGGCGGAGGCCATGGATTTCCGGGGAGAGCTCCTT TTTGACCCCAGCAAGGCCGACGGGCAGTTCAAGAAGACGGCCAGCAACGCCAAACTCCGGCGGTACCTGCCCGGCTTCCAGTTCACTCCCTTCAGGAAAG CCGTGAAGGAAACCTGTGCCTGGTTCGACGCCAACTACGCCGACGCCAGGAAGTGA